The proteins below are encoded in one region of Plasmodium reichenowi strain SY57 chromosome Unknown, whole genome shotgun sequence:
- a CDS encoding V-type proton ATPase 16 kDa proteolipid subunit, putative → LGAAFGTAKSGVGVCSVGVMRPDLIMKSILPVVMAGVLGIYGIIMSILIYGK, encoded by the coding sequence ATTTAGGAGCTGCCTTTGGTACTGCTAAGAGTGGTGTAGGTGTATGTAGTGTCGGAGTAATGAGACCAGATTTAATTATGAAATCCATTTTACCTGTGGTTATGGCTGGTGTTCTTGGTATTTATGGAATTATTATGTCCATTTTGATATATGGAAAAA